The DNA window CCCGCGCTGTGAAGGAGCAGCTCGGCCGGCGCCTTTTTATCCCTGGGCACCATTACCAAAAAGATGAGGTCATTCAGTTCGCTGATGCAACTGGCGACTCGCTTCAGCTCGCCCAGCTGGCGGCGAAAAACAGCGAGGCGGAATACATTGTGTTTTGCGGCGTCCATTTCATGGCGGAAACGGCGGACATTTTAACGAGCGAGGCGCAGACGGTCATTTTGCCGGATTTGCGCGCCGGCTGTTCCATGGCCGATATGGCCGATATTTTTCAAGTTGAGCGGGCGTGGGCAGCGTTGACGGAGCGGTTTGGTGAGACGATTCTCCCGCTTGTGTATGTCAACTCCACAGCGGCGATTAAAGCGTTTGTCGGCCGCCATGGCGGGGCGACGGTCACGTCGTCCAACGCGAAAAAGATGGTGGCGTGGGCGTTTTCAAAAAAGGAGCGCATTTTCTTTTTGCCAGACCAGCATTTAGGGAGAAATACGGCCTACGCGCTCGGCGTCGGCCTTGAGGAGATGGCTGTCTGGGATCCACATGAGGAAACATTGCAAGGCAACGGCGATCTTGACAAGGTGAAAGTCATTCTTTGGAAGGGGCATTGCTCGGTGCATGAAAATTTCAATGTCCGGCAAATTGAGCATATTCGGCGGACCAATCCGGAAACAAAGGTGATCGTTCATCCGGAATGTAGCTGGGACGTTGTTCAACAGGCGGATTATGCCGGTTCCACCAAATACATTATCGAAACGATCCGCAACGCCCCACCCGGCAGCCGGTGGGCGATCGGGACGGAAATGAACTTGGTGAACCGCCTCATGCATGAGCATCCGGACAAAGAAATCGTTTCCCTGAATCCGTATATGTGCCCATGTTTAACGATGAACCGGATCGATTTGCCGCATTTCGTTTGGGCGCTTGAATCGCTCAGCGAAGGAACGGTCGTCAACCGTATTACCGTTCCAACGGAAGTGGCGTTCGAAGCGAAGCAAGCGCTCGAGCGCATGCTTGCCCTTGCCTAGTCCCCCTCCCTGGCAAGACGGAATTTCCTCCGTCCGGCTGGGGGATTTTTTTATCATAAATCAACGACCATCGTCATACATTGTGTTGAAAGACGATAACAGGAAACAAGCATCGGTCGGATAGAGTGCAAACAGTCTCGGTTTAGGAGGGGAACGGCGTGAAAATCCATATTGTTCAAAAGGGCGACACCCTTTGGAAAATTGCCCAAAAATATGGGGTTGATTTTGAACAATTGAAAAAGATAAATGGGCATTTGAGCGATCCGAATATGATTATGCCCGGAATGAAAGTTAAAGTGCCGACAGCAGGGGTGCCAATAAAAAAAGAAACAAAAATGCATGGATCGCTGAAAAAACCGAAGGTGGAAGAACATCCGTACGCGGAGGCGAAACCGTTCGTTTCGTTTAACATTGATACGGAGATCGGTGCAGTCGGCGGCTCCATCCCGGAAAATGAAGCATCGGTGAACGAAGGGCCAGCAGCTGTCAATGAGATGCCAACGGCCGAAGCGCCGAAAGCGGCAAAAGAAAAAACGGCAGCGCCAACGGCCGAAGCGCCGAAAGCGGCAAAAGAAAAAACGGCAGCGCCAACGGCCGAAGCGCCGAAAGCGGCAAAAGAAAAAACGGCAGCGCCAACGGCCGAAGCGCCGAAAGCGGCAAAAGAAAAAACGGCAGCGCCAACGGCCGAAGCGCCGAAAGCGGCAAAAGAAAAAACGGCAGCGCCAACGGTCGAAGCGCCGAAAGCGGAAGTGAAAGAAAAACCGAAGGCGCCGGCGGCTGAAGCGCCGAAAGCGGTGGCGAAAGAAACGCCGATAGCACCGGCAGCTGAAGCGCCAAAGGTGGGGGAAAAAGAAACAGCAAAAGCGTCAGTAGGCGGGGCATCGAAGGAGGTGGGGGAAGAGACGCCGAACGTGCCGGTGAATGAAACGCCAAACGTGCCGGTGAATGAAACACCGAATATACCGGTGAACGAGGCGCCAAAAGCAAAGACAGCGCCGGCAGCGTATGCACCGCCGCTTGCGCATGCGATTCCGCCGGTCGCTCCGGCTCCTCACGTTTCGTTTGCCAAGTCGTTGTCGAATTTGCCGCCGATTCCGCCGAAACCGAGCAACATTTTGCCTGGTATGATGGAAGAGGAGGCGGATGAAAGCCCCGCTGAATTGAAAGGGGAGCATATAGCGGACGAAAGCGAGGAAGCCCCGCCGCCGTTGCCAAACATCCCGCACGTCCCAGTTGCCCCGCCGGTAGCGCCAGCTTTCGGTGTTGACCAAGGATGCGTGCCGGTGACGCCGATTGTGCCGGGGCCGGGATTTTATACACCGCCGTTGCCAGCCATGCCGCCCTATTCCCCGCCGCCGGGTTCGTTAGCGGTCGGGGAAAGCCCGGAGAGCAGTTCGGTCCTATTTCCTGGAATTAGCGAAAGCAGCAGCGAGTCTCTAGCATCCCCGCCGCTTCCTGGACTAGGAGAACACGGGGCTGCTGCTCCGCTGGCACCGCCAGCTGGAGCTGCTTTCGCTCCGTCCGGTTACGCCGCACCAGGGTATGCGCCGCCTGGAATGTACGCGCCGCCAGCCGGGTATCCGCCTTTTGGGTATATGCCTGTGTATCCACCGATCCAATACTACGGGGGATATGCGCCGCCTGGAGCGTACGCGCCGCCGGCTCCATACGGGTACGCGCCGCAACAAGCCGCGCCGGCGATCCCGTGGCCCGGTGTCGTTTATCCGACAAGCCCGCCGGGATACGCGCCATCGCCTGCGCCGCCGTCCGCCAGTCCGCGCCTGTTCGCCGGACCGCCGGACGAGGAGAGCGGGCATGGTGAAGAGCAGTAACGAAATACAAAGAGACGCCGCCGGCCGTCTCTTTTTTCTTCTTAGCCGCCATTACCGGCTTGCTATTTGGCAGGCGGTGGCGTTGAAACCGCATGTCATCGCCATCGTCACTTCGCATGGATCATTCGTCGCGAAAGCATACCGCTCGTTGGCGGCGGCCGAACGGCAAGCATGGCTTCTTGCCGCTCTGCGCCGCGCCGGTTTTTTCGCCGCGCCGGCCGTTGTCCCGCTCAGTCATGGAGGAGTGATCGCCGCCGGAGGGCGATATTGGCTGCTGACGGAATATGTGGCCGGCGCGCGCCCGTTCGCATTCGCCAACGAGCACGACATCAAGGACGGGCTTCAAGTGCTAAATAGCTACCATGCGGCAACGGCGAACATCGTTTGCGGCGAACGGGAAGCCATGCGGCTGCCGTCCATGCCTCTGTATGACAAATGGCGGCGCCGTTACGATGAGTTTTGTCGGCATTTGCCGTTCGTTGAAACAGTGATGGAAAAAGAGGATATTTTGTTTGCGCTGCGATGGGCGCATTACTGCCTAGAAACGGGCGGCGATTACGCCCAAGAGCTGGCGGCGGAGCCTGCCGCCATCATTCATGGAGATGTAGCGCCTCATAACTTTTTGCGCACCGCTGCCGGAAATGTATATATGATCGACTATGACACGGCTGGACTCGCCTCGCCCGGGCTTGATTATTGGCAATACGCAAACCGTATTTTGCCGCACATCGGTTGGTCGTATTCGGCGCTTGCCCGCTTCGCTCCGCTTAGCCATTGGCTGGAAAAACGTTGGTTTTTGCATGCGCTTTTGTTCCCTGCCGATGTATTTCGCGAGTGGCGGCAGGCGGTTGCGCGCCGCCGTCCGCTCGCATGGGATCGGGAGAAGCGGGAACGGTTTGTCCGCCACCTTTGCGCTATGCTAAAATAAAGGATGGAATCTTTGGAAAAAGGAGTCGAAGGCGGATGCAAGAAAAAATCGACAAACTTGTGCAATGGTTGCGGGAGCAGGTGGCGTCAGCCGGCCTGAACGGGGCGGTGGTCGGCATTAGCGGCGGCATCGACTCCGCTGTTGTCACCCATTTGATTAAGCGGGCGTTTCCAGACCGCTCGCTTGGTCTCATCATGCCGTGCAAAAGCCATCCGAAAGATATGGAAGATGCGCTTAAAGTGGTGGAAAGCTGCGGCATCCAACATCTTGTCATCGATTTGACCGAGGCGCACAAGGCGCTGTTCGGCGCGGTGGAAGCCGAGCTGAAAGCCAGTGGGGAATGGAATGAAGAAAAAGCGCGGCTCGGCGATGCGAACACGAGGGCGCGCCTGCGCATGACGACGTTGTACGCTGTCGCCAACAACTATGGCTACCTCGTCGTCGGCACGGACAATGCGGCGGAGTGGCACACCGGCTACTTTACGAAATATGGTGATGGCGGGGTCGATTTAGTGCCGCTCATTCACTTCACCAAAGGCGAAGTGCGTGAAATGGGCCGTCTGCTCGGCGTTCCCGAAGAAATCATCACAAAAGCGCCGAGCGCCGGATTATGGGAAGGACAGACGGATGAAAGCGAGATGGGCACGACATATGAAATGATTGACAAATATTTGAAAGGAGAAGACATCCCGGAGCGAGACCGGAAAATTATTGAACAACTGCACGAACGTTCGCATCATAAACGGCGGTTGGCCATTGCGCCGCCCAAGTTTTAGCAGCCGCCTTGCTGGTGTGAACTGACAGCGATAACCCCCCTGCTTTTTCCGCAAGCTAAACGTAAGGCTGGCTCCATGCCAGCCGTGGGCGAAGGAAACCAAGGGGGGTTTTCCATTGAGATACGCGGTCAAATGGATCGGTGTATTGTCAGCAGCCGGCTTGCTCGCTTCATGTGCCAATTACGGGGCCGAGGACGAAGGAGCCCGGCACTACAATAATGCGGCGAGACC is part of the Geobacillus sp. 46C-IIa genome and encodes:
- the nadA gene encoding quinolinate synthase NadA, coding for MNVLEQFKRLDDMPEQYKTMERDELEARARAVKEQLGRRLFIPGHHYQKDEVIQFADATGDSLQLAQLAAKNSEAEYIVFCGVHFMAETADILTSEAQTVILPDLRAGCSMADMADIFQVERAWAALTERFGETILPLVYVNSTAAIKAFVGRHGGATVTSSNAKKMVAWAFSKKERIFFLPDQHLGRNTAYALGVGLEEMAVWDPHEETLQGNGDLDKVKVILWKGHCSVHENFNVRQIEHIRRTNPETKVIVHPECSWDVVQQADYAGSTKYIIETIRNAPPGSRWAIGTEMNLVNRLMHEHPDKEIVSLNPYMCPCLTMNRIDLPHFVWALESLSEGTVVNRITVPTEVAFEAKQALERMLALA
- the safA gene encoding SafA/ExsA family spore coat assembly protein — translated: MKIHIVQKGDTLWKIAQKYGVDFEQLKKINGHLSDPNMIMPGMKVKVPTAGVPIKKETKMHGSLKKPKVEEHPYAEAKPFVSFNIDTEIGAVGGSIPENEASVNEGPAAVNEMPTAEAPKAAKEKTAAPTAEAPKAAKEKTAAPTAEAPKAAKEKTAAPTAEAPKAAKEKTAAPTAEAPKAAKEKTAAPTVEAPKAEVKEKPKAPAAEAPKAVAKETPIAPAAEAPKVGEKETAKASVGGASKEVGEETPNVPVNETPNVPVNETPNIPVNEAPKAKTAPAAYAPPLAHAIPPVAPAPHVSFAKSLSNLPPIPPKPSNILPGMMEEEADESPAELKGEHIADESEEAPPPLPNIPHVPVAPPVAPAFGVDQGCVPVTPIVPGPGFYTPPLPAMPPYSPPPGSLAVGESPESSSVLFPGISESSSESLASPPLPGLGEHGAAAPLAPPAGAAFAPSGYAAPGYAPPGMYAPPAGYPPFGYMPVYPPIQYYGGYAPPGAYAPPAPYGYAPQQAAPAIPWPGVVYPTSPPGYAPSPAPPSASPRLFAGPPDEESGHGEEQ
- a CDS encoding phosphotransferase, giving the protein MVKSSNEIQRDAAGRLFFLLSRHYRLAIWQAVALKPHVIAIVTSHGSFVAKAYRSLAAAERQAWLLAALRRAGFFAAPAVVPLSHGGVIAAGGRYWLLTEYVAGARPFAFANEHDIKDGLQVLNSYHAATANIVCGEREAMRLPSMPLYDKWRRRYDEFCRHLPFVETVMEKEDILFALRWAHYCLETGGDYAQELAAEPAAIIHGDVAPHNFLRTAAGNVYMIDYDTAGLASPGLDYWQYANRILPHIGWSYSALARFAPLSHWLEKRWFLHALLFPADVFREWRQAVARRRPLAWDREKRERFVRHLCAMLK
- the nadE gene encoding NAD(+) synthase — translated: MQEKIDKLVQWLREQVASAGLNGAVVGISGGIDSAVVTHLIKRAFPDRSLGLIMPCKSHPKDMEDALKVVESCGIQHLVIDLTEAHKALFGAVEAELKASGEWNEEKARLGDANTRARLRMTTLYAVANNYGYLVVGTDNAAEWHTGYFTKYGDGGVDLVPLIHFTKGEVREMGRLLGVPEEIITKAPSAGLWEGQTDESEMGTTYEMIDKYLKGEDIPERDRKIIEQLHERSHHKRRLAIAPPKF